The genomic stretch gcttttgtacttctgcaacgGGGCAGCGACTGACATGCGGGACAGGCTAGCCCTGTGCggagtgtccccctgcatgtcagtgtgcctcatcgtagctgtgctaaatttagcacagctaagatcaactctgaaatacccctaagggcctgattcaggttggactgcaaattctgctaagcagcagaaattgcaatcctgatGAATCCATGCTGGGGGCTGCaaattgcagggcaaggccacccagcatgttgaCAGCAGCCCCCCCACTTGATCAAACAGAAATTGTGATCGCACCGCAATACGTGCTTGATCGCAGAAAGTAGGGTTGCCTCCTGTCGGCAGCAAGAGGCCCACCGTCATCTGatagcagctgctgcgtgtgacatcaagaaGCCGCCGTGATCACCCCCACTTGGATGACGCCGCCACTGTTTTCCCGCCTCCGCAATGCTGCGTTTCTgcctaggaaatggagcattgAAGCACCCCCCACCACctcgtgaatgcctctgcctgattgacaggcattatATTGTTGTTATCTGGTTGATAATCTCTCCACAATCTTCTGGAAactatacagattgagtatccactCTCCAGGATCCAGAACAAGCCATAAGGCTTGCAGTTTTCTACCCCGGGATGAACATGCCTGAttttgcaaaaacaaaaaaaacaaaacaaagatccTGCTGGTCTGCTTCATTGCCAGGGAACGGTGTACCAACGTATCATCTATTAAAACCATACAAGCTGTCCTTGGACTAGAACATTTAGCACCACCCATAACTCTAAAGCTTGGTATAACACTAGGCAATATTTTAAACAATAATCGCTCATCTTGACCATTCTGAGTGCTATCGTCTGTAGTATCATCCAGTGTGTAAGCACAAAATAGTTAACGATGCGCACTCCCACGTATTGTTAACTAGATGTTCCgtcgtctgtacatgcaggtcaattttggctaTATCGTCTAAAACTGCATGTTCGAGGTAGTGGCCAGGTGACGTCACTGAATGATATCGCTAGCGATACTGTtcagtatgtatgcactatatcgttTGCCCAGGAGTTCAAGGGAAAACACATACGATATTGCTAATGTATACCCAGCTTAAGGCACTGATTTAAAGCTGGGCTCCTGATAAGTTTCAGAGATCCTGCCAGCATCCACGGTCATAATTGTCTAATTCAGTGCTGcttaaactctgtcctcaaggcacaaatACAGACCAGGTTTTAAAGGACTCCCACTACCTCACACAGAAATTGCACAACAGCACTAGATGGGGACACTAAGGAAGGATGGTAATAGAAACTGCTGGCAAAATTATTTTTACACACTTTAGAGAGAGAGATTGTTTGCCCAGGGGGTTGGCTGCGAAGGGGTGCCTTGCCTGGGATTACCTCCTTAGTTGTGTGGCCGTGGGAGTTGGTTGCCCACGGGGGGTTAGCTGCTTATTAATGTGGCTTCGGGGGTGGTGTAGTTTGCCGGGGGTAGCTGCACAGCAGTGTGACTGCGGATGGCACAAACCCAAAACACACCCACCAGAGTTTCCAGTGTGGCGACATAGAAGAGAGGAGCATAAACAGTCTGAATATACTGCAAGTATTAAAGTCCTAATGGAGGCTTCATATCTCCCTGCTTTAGTTTCCACCAACAGGATGAAGTAGAGAAGTCAATTCGCTAAATATTTTCATATTCCGAGGTAACAAAACATTTCCAGTTTAATTTTGTAAGCATGAAGTCAAAGCTACAGAAAAGCATCAGCATCTTCTGCACAGTGCTTGATTCTAATTTTTGCCAGTTGCATCTTATGCATAATGCTGTAGATGATACTCACAAAACTGAGACGCACACTTGCAGCATCTGAAGAAAGTGCATATTTGTCTCGAGCCTTTAgaggcaccattgaaacttgcaccagccctatggtaggTGTAGTTTCTACGTCTGGGTAGGGTTCCCCATGAGAGCGGGTAAGAGTCTATGGACGCAGCAGCTTTCAGAGACACACTCACatcacttcaccccccccccccccccctttcccactaCTTCCCAGGATCACCAACTAAAAATCACAGACTACGCGTCCGATTCTGTACTGCGTCTGACCGCTGACAATTGCAACACATGCACAGACTTAAAACATTGGCCAACCACATGCGGTAGCAACAGTGCGTTCGACTCAGAATCAGAACCACAATGTGACCCACTTCATAAAAATCTCATCAACACTGCTCCTGAACGGACCATTAAGCATTGTTATACAATTTCTAACCAGGAGAACATCCACGGTTATGACAACAGTCACACTTTTTAATTTTGCATTAATATTCAACTTACTCTCTAGGGACGGGTCATGACCATGTAACTGCTGAGACTGAGCCGACTGTTGATTAGGTGCTTGAGGTGGCATCTGCTGAGGCATCTGGCCTAGCAGCTGCGGGGTCTGATTTTGCATTTGCCGCTGCTGTAAACGCTGAAAGTGCTGCTGTTGGAGCTGCTGTTGCATCTGCTGGAGGTTGTGTTTCTGCTGCTGCTGAGTCTGTTGACTTTGTAGTGAAGGCTGCTGAATGGCTGTCTGCTGGATCTGCGGCTGCTGCAATGCTACTTGCTGAATTTGTGATTGTTTAAGTGCTTGCTGTTGAATTTGAGATGGCTGCTGTTGAAGAGTTGCTTGCTgaatctgttgttgttgttgttgctgcagcgTTTGCTGCTGAATTTGCTGTTGCTGAAGCATAGACTGCTGCTGCATTTGTTGCTGTTTAAGTTGTTGCTGCTGGAGCTGTAGAGATTGTTGTTGCTGCTGTAGTTGCTGTTGCGTAAGAGTCTGCTGTTGCAGCATTTGTGATGGGATTTGATGCTGCTGATGGGCCTGTGTCTGAATTTGATGTTGAAGCTGAATATTGTGTGGTTGAATTTGATGTTGCTGAAGTGTCTGTTGCTGTAATTGATGCGGCTGCTGAAGTGATTGCGGCTGTACATGATGCTGCTGTTGCGGTAGGGTTTGTGCCTGAAGTGGATGTGATTGCTGTGATTGTGCCTGATGCTGCTGAATAGTCTGAGGCTGCACCTGTTGTTGAATGGTCTGTGACTGGATTTGTTGCTGCTGCAAAGTCTGGGTCTGcatttgctgctgttgttgctgcagtgtATGAGACGTAATCTGCTGCTGCAAGGCGTGAGGCTGAATTTGCtgttgttgcagtgcatgctgctgAAGTTGCTGCTTTTGCTGCATAGATAAATGCTGTATATTCTGTTGCTGAAGCTGCTGTATGCTTTGTTGAATATTCAAAGTCTGATTCTGTTGTTGAAGCGCCTGTTGCTGTAAAGCTGGCTGAAGGGCCTGTTGCTGCTGAATGCTTGTCTGAAGGCTCTGTTGTTGCTGTATTGTTTGTTGTTGCTGCTGCAATGTCTGTTGCTGTGAAGGTGTCTGCTGACGCTGAAGAATCTGCTGTATATTCTGCTGCTGCTGAAGATGTTGCTGCTGCTGTAGCTGTTGAAGCTGTTGCTGCAGTACATGCTGTTGTTGGAAATGCTGCATTGTTTGCTGTTGTGGACGATGTAGCTGTTGTTGTGAGAACTGTAGTTGAGTGAAGTGGTGCGGTTGGTTTACTTGTGAAAACTGATGCGGTGGAAACACTTGCTGGGTAATTTGttgttgctgttgctgctgttgttgctgctgctgcagttGCATAAGTTGTTGAGGCTGAAGCTGCACCAGAGAATGGTGTTGCTGTGGCTGTTGTGGAGTCTGATGTGATTGTGGCTGTAACAAATGTTGTGTTTCTGTTGTTAAGGATTTGACTTGATTAAACAACATCGTATTTGGATGCCCTTGCTGGGAATGATTACCTTGCTGTTCTAAACTCTTGGTAGAGGCTGAAAGGCTTTGTAAGAGCTAAAACAGAATAAAAGAAATCTGTGAATCCAAAATCACCAGGCAATACATATGCTCTTAAGATTATCGTACTAGACaggcaaaaaacacaaaaacaaaagaaTAACATAGAACTGAATAGATGGGCTTGCTAGCTTTGCACACTTTCCCAGAACCCGGATACACATCAACATGAGTGAAAAGTTCAAGGATCCACTAGCAAAGAACCTGGGCCATTTCGGAGCAGTAATTTTACTGGTGTATTCAAAAAAGGGTGTAAGTGTTCACTTTAGTTATTTAAAAGAATGTGTAAAAAATCCCAGGGAATTGGGATAAACTCACCCAACTTTTACTACATCCCAAAACAAGTCGGGTTATTCCCAGTTTGTAAAAGTGCAGATCTAGACAACATTAGTCTTTTAAATGTAAAGATACATTATTTGTCTACCAAAAGCAATGTGCATACGTAACAAGAACAAAACTCCTGACAATATTAAATGAGAGcatagaaatgggggggggggggagagaaacaaAAAACAACTTACATGTGCTACATTTGATGGTCTATTAATCTGCTGTATATCAGCACTATTAGTAATGTTTCTAAGTGTCCTTGCTGCCGGACTACGAAAAGCCATCAGATCAGGTCTCTCTGAACCTGCTGCTCCAGGGACTGATGTAAGCAAATTGCTTCGAGCTTCGGGTGGCAGAATATTCCCTGGCACAGGTGGAACATTTGCACACAAATTAATCAGTCCTGAATCTTTGCCCTGGGGAAGCCTTCGCTTTGCAGTAGTCATCTGTGGGACCTCTGCTGGGGTCCAGTTCAAATTTCTTTCTTGCTTTTCAGGCGAGGAGTCAGAGGAGTCATCAAACATCAGTTCCTCCTTTACTTTTGAAGCACTGCTGCGCTTTGGTGAAAATTCCCGATTAGGAAAAGGAGATCCTTCACGGGATGTAATCGGACTAGATTTAGAAGAATATCTGTCCTCATCTGCGCTGCCATTTTGAGAATCTTGATCTTCATTTTCTATCTCttcatcttcctcctcctcctcttcatcttcttcaTACACTATAAGACGGGGGTGATATGGTACTTCATCTTTTCTGGTCTTCCCAGATACTGAGTCCAACACCCAGTCTGGTGTGACAATCTTAATATTCTCACGTTGATAAGCATATTCATATTTTGTCTAAGGATGACAAGAGAAATAATCACAATGAATATGGAGTTCACTATGGAAACAAGAATGACAGCAATACtacatttatttttttgaggtTTAATTTATTTTGAAAAAACTTGTTCTTAAAATATTGTTAAAAAAGGGACTATAGTTTGTACGACATGTGGTTATTTGCAGACCAATAAAGGTTGCCATCATTAAATACAAGATAAGTAGTGACATTAAAATGTACAAATGTATGATTTTACAGATAGTCCTTACCCCTTTTGGCTCAGGAACAATTAAATGAGTACACTTTTTATTGAGACTCAGCTGACAGTCTCCACCATAAAACGTTATTAGTGCCCAGAGAGCGCTGCGGTCATCAGGTGACACCTGAGTGTAGAAAGTGGAAACATGATAGTCAAGATTTATACTGCACAATAACAAACTTTCATGGATACCATGATTGAAACAAGTCAAAAAAGGcaagtgtgtgtgagtaaggcagttTCTTTAACACCCACCTTTCTACTTCATTAaattctaaaaaaacaaaaaaaaaaacaatctgctTTAACCAGTGTTGTATTATGTGAATGTGGGACATCGCAGTAATAGACCTCAACATCTCCACTCTTAACCTATTTGTTTAGTACAACAAATACAGACACTGCGCCTGCTGCATAGTTGGATTGCATATTCGCCTTAATTATGCTCAAAAAAAGATAGAAAGAAAACAaaccatacacatacacatatgctCAAATACAAACCATGCTAAACAAGTACACAAAAACACAATATACGCAGACTCAGAAGAAAGCACTTATCGAATTGGCAGTTATGCAGACACTCCCATACTGTACTTGCATATGTTCTAATGTGACTCTCTCCCCCCAATACCACCTTCCAGGCTACAAAGTGTTATCATATTCACTTAACTAAGCATTAATACATACCTGCGAAAGGCATGCTGTCACGCCAAAAAATATCTGTCCAGACTCTGGAGAAAAACCATTTTCACTAATTATTTATGTTAAGAAAAATGTTAAAACATTTAGATAACTTAACTTGTGAAGAGTAAACATAAAAGGCTAGATGCATTTTTTCTAGCATCACATTCATTATTTGTATGCTGAAGCAGTTCCCAGACACACATGCTAAAGGACCTGTTTGGATGTTTTCGACCAATACTGACAAATTATTTATTAAAATCCATCGAGAATAAAGCCTATTTCAAAGAAATCTATACTAACCACTATAagtggggtgattcaattgtttttgggtgcAAATTTCGAAGGGACAAAATGTAAATGATTGTCCCGGGGCTGGCACCCATTTTTGCATGCTTGTTGCAGCTAAACCAGACTAAGGCACTGGGATCAACATGCAAAGTGCCATTTGGCCGCCCAAGCGGGACActttttcacacatttctgctcaccacctgtgTCGTGACCATAGAGATTGTGAATGGGCAGGATTTAGGGGCCGGTCACATAACGTCTCCCGCGACTAATGGGATCCCGAAAGGAGCTATAATTAAATTGCTTAGTCTGTCCCTCATTAGTCAGCGTCGCTGGGGGGACACAACTGAATTGACCTCATGGTTTGCTACTCATCAGCCATAAATAATTTCATTAAGTATTATTACATTTAATTAAACTTGATCACTACCTGGTACCTCCCTTTAAGGCATGATGCACTCTTCTCATTACTACATACATGTAGACTCTACTTCTGGTGTCAACCACATACTTTGCTTTAATCAGTGTTTCAACACATCAGCACTCGCAAATCAATGTGCTTTAGGGTGGTATCAGATGGCTGATTTTGAACTATGTTTAATTTAGTTTCTTTTCTAtgcaaaaaaacaagaaaaaacaaaacacaagtcTGTCCGAAGGTGCTGCAAACCCTCATAACATAGAAGTCAAACTGTTTTCATGGCACAAGGGAGTATATAGGGAGGTGCCCTAGACTGCAGACCCTAACTacatgtaatgagaggtgctacctagctgagactaaaggggggtacacagcgagagatccatgtttaaaataAGCAAtccgattgcttagattttaagcacggaccgcagtgtgtatgccccacagcgatagcgatgcgcgacgctactgccggtgctagcaggcacaatctagcacatctcccccccaccccccaccccacactcGGCACacctcgcgctgtgctgagcgggggtggggagagatgtgtactgagcacacgtctctccccatgtgtactgcCCTTTACaggcatatttactaaagttcaTGTTTATAGAAGCAGAgatgttgcctagcaaccagatTTTATCTACTATCTTCTAGAAGGAGCTAGATAAGTTATACGCAGAAcctaattggttgctataggcaacatctccacttctacatACCCGAACTTTTGTAAGTATACTTCTTATAGTGCTACACAGAGAAAAgttgcaggtgcactattcaaacattactaattagaattgtaataaattCTGAATTATCTTGGCCAGGCTTACGGGCTGACCCACCACAACCCATGTACCCACCTTAGAATGTTTGGAACTTACCCAATGAGGTTACCTGGACGTGGTGGGTAAGCCGATAAACCTGGCCAAGATAATGCAAAACATATAACAATTCTAATTAttaatgtttgaatagtgcaccgCCATCTTTCTCTTTGTGTATGGCACAGGGGAGCCAAGATACGTGATAGTATGTTGACGGAATTGCGCATTATTATCAGCTAATTTGTACCAGGGATAGGGCTTGTGCAAGTGGGTGATGTTGGGTCAAACCAAGCGTATGAACAGGTGGGCGAACTGTGCAGGACATTGCATTCATATCACTATCTGTTTTTAGATCtgcgaacatagggggtcattctgacccgatcgcacgctgcagtttatcgcagcggtgcattcgggtcagaactgcgaatgcgccggtgcttgccagacagccgaaggccgtcgatGCTATacaatcgcctctgtctgattgacaggcagaggcagtcgctgggcgggggcACGGTCATgggcgctgtgcgatgcttttgcacttctgcagggggggggggggggggggcactgacaagcggggcgggatagccctgtgctgggcgccccccccccccgcatgtctatggtcatgatcgtagccccgCAGAatgttgcagggctacgatcatctcggaatcacccccataatgagGGAGCAATTACGTCCGTCCGCCTTGCGTTCAACTATACATAAGCCCAGAAAGGTTTAATTTGCACACACAGAATTGCAGAGAATAGTAAATGAATCTGCCAGTTACATACTGAAGTTGTAATACTGATTTTACTATTTGAATATACGGTTTTGGCTTTTACTGTACCAGCATCAAACTTTGCAAATCAGTTCTCTAAACTAAGGAAAAAAATGGTGATGGGGTGAAGAGACGAAACATTAGACAATGGTATAAAGCAAAGTTTTTGATCTGCATCAGTGGAGAACTCCTGATCTAATCTATGTCACTTTCAAGTAAAGTCTAACAAGTCCAACATTTGTGAATT from Pseudophryne corroboree isolate aPseCor3 chromosome 5, aPseCor3.hap2, whole genome shotgun sequence encodes the following:
- the PAXIP1 gene encoding PAX-interacting protein 1 isoform X3 produces the protein MLKAGKAKEVSYNALATHIIAEDGDNPEVGEAREVFDLPIVKPSWVILSVRCGVRLPENGFSPESGQIFFGVTACLSQVSPDDRSALWALITFYGGDCQLSLNKKCTHLIVPEPKGTKYEYAYQRENIKIVTPDWVLDSVSGKTRKDEVPYHPRLIVYEEDEEEEEEDEEIENEDQDSQNGSADEDRYSSKSSPITSREGSPFPNREFSPKRSSASKVKEELMFDDSSDSSPEKQERNLNWTPAEVPQMTTAKRRLPQGKDSGLINLCANVPPVPGNILPPEARSNLLTSVPGAAGSERPDLMAFRSPAARTLRNITNSADIQQINRPSNVAHLLQSLSASTKSLEQQGNHSQQGHPNTMLFNQVKSLTTETQHLLQPQSHQTPQQPQQHHSLVQLQPQQLMQLQQQQQQQQQQQQITQQVFPPHQFSQVNQPHHFTQLQFSQQQLHRPQQQTMQHFQQQHVLQQQLQQLQQQQHLQQQQNIQQILQRQQTPSQQQTLQQQQQTIQQQQSLQTSIQQQQALQPALQQQALQQQNQTLNIQQSIQQLQQQNIQHLSMQQKQQLQQHALQQQQIQPHALQQQITSHTLQQQQQQMQTQTLQQQQIQSQTIQQQVQPQTIQQHQAQSQQSHPLQAQTLPQQQHHVQPQSLQQPHQLQQQTLQQHQIQPHNIQLQHQIQTQAHQQHQIPSQMLQQQTLTQQQLQQQQQSLQLQQQQLKQQQMQQQSMLQQQQIQQQTLQQQQQQQIQQATLQQQPSQIQQQALKQSQIQQVALQQPQIQQTAIQQPSLQSQQTQQQQKHNLQQMQQQLQQQHFQRLQQRQMQNQTPQLLGQMPQQMPPQAPNQQSAQSQQLHGHDPSLEIPEDCFLMGCVFAIADYPEQMSDKQLLATWKRIIQTHGGTVDPTLTSRCTHLLCESQVSSMYAQAMKERKRCITAHWLNTVLKKKKMVPPHRTLHFPVAFPPGGKPCSQHIISVTGFVDSDRDDLKLMAYLAGAKYTGYLCRSNTVLICREPSGMKYEKAKEWRIPCVNALWLCDILLGNFEALRQIQNNRYTVFTLQDPLAPSSHLVSNLLDAWRMPIKVSSDVLMSIRIPLKPKQNVQAVQPKRPRIEDLPPPTKKLSPDMTPHVMFTGFDPTQIQQYVKKLYILGGEVVDSAQKCTHLIASKVTRTVKFLTAISVAKHIVTPEWLDESFKCQKFVEEQSYILRDAEAEVLFCFSLEESLKRAHVAPLFKGKYFYITPGICPSLSTMKSIVECAGGKILTKPPSFRKIVEHKQNKSLAEIILISCENDLHLCREYFAGSIDVHSAEFVLTGVLTQTLDYESYKFT
- the PAXIP1 gene encoding PAX-interacting protein 1 isoform X1; amino-acid sequence: MADTDLTVPEDMFKDVKFYLVGDLDPQIWTNVSENHRRKLEVSKSVVQMLKAGKAKEVSYNALATHIIAEDGDNPEVGEAREVFDLPIVKPSWVILSVRCGVRLPENGFSPESGQIFFGVTACLSQVSPDDRSALWALITFYGGDCQLSLNKKCTHLIVPEPKGTKYEYAYQRENIKIVTPDWVLDSVSGKTRKDEVPYHPRLIVYEEDEEEEEEDEEIENEDQDSQNGSADEDRYSSKSSPITSREGSPFPNREFSPKRSSASKVKEELMFDDSSDSSPEKQERNLNWTPAEVPQMTTAKRRLPQGKDSGLINLCANVPPVPGNILPPEARSNLLTSVPGAAGSERPDLMAFRSPAARTLRNITNSADIQQINRPSNVAHLLQSLSASTKSLEQQGNHSQQGHPNTMLFNQVKSLTTETQHLLQPQSHQTPQQPQQHHSLVQLQPQQLMQLQQQQQQQQQQQQITQQVFPPHQFSQVNQPHHFTQLQFSQQQLHRPQQQTMQHFQQQHVLQQQLQQLQQQQHLQQQQNIQQILQRQQTPSQQQTLQQQQQTIQQQQSLQTSIQQQQALQPALQQQALQQQNQTLNIQQSIQQLQQQNIQHLSMQQKQQLQQHALQQQQIQPHALQQQITSHTLQQQQQQMQTQTLQQQQIQSQTIQQQVQPQTIQQHQAQSQQSHPLQAQTLPQQQHHVQPQSLQQPHQLQQQTLQQHQIQPHNIQLQHQIQTQAHQQHQIPSQMLQQQTLTQQQLQQQQQSLQLQQQQLKQQQMQQQSMLQQQQIQQQTLQQQQQQQIQQATLQQQPSQIQQQALKQSQIQQVALQQPQIQQTAIQQPSLQSQQTQQQQKHNLQQMQQQLQQQHFQRLQQRQMQNQTPQLLGQMPQQMPPQAPNQQSAQSQQLHGHDPSLEIPEDCFLMGCVFAIADYPEQMSDKQLLATWKRIIQTHGGTVDPTLTSRCTHLLCESQVSSMYAQAMKERKRCITAHWLNTVLKKKKMVPPHRTLHFPVAFPPGGKPCSQHIISVTGFVDSDRDDLKLMAYLAGAKYTGYLCRSNTVLICREPSGMKYEKAKEWRIPCVNALWLCDILLGNFEALRQIQNNRYTVFTLQDPLAPSSHLVSNLLDAWRMPIKVSSDVLMSIRIPLKPKQNVQAVQPKRPRIEDLPPPTKKLSPDMTPHVMFTGFDPTQIQQYVKKLYILGGEVVDSAQKCTHLIASKVTRTVKFLTAISVAKHIVTPEWLDESFKCQKFVEEQSYILRDAEAEVLFCFSLEESLKRAHVAPLFKGKYFYITPGICPSLSTMKSIVECAGGKILTKPPSFRKIVEHKQNKSLAEIILISCENDLHLCREYFAGSIDVHSAEFVLTGVLTQTLDYESYKFT
- the PAXIP1 gene encoding PAX-interacting protein 1 isoform X2; translation: MADTDLTVPEDMFKDVKFYLVGDLDPQVVQMLKAGKAKEVSYNALATHIIAEDGDNPEVGEAREVFDLPIVKPSWVILSVRCGVRLPENGFSPESGQIFFGVTACLSQVSPDDRSALWALITFYGGDCQLSLNKKCTHLIVPEPKGTKYEYAYQRENIKIVTPDWVLDSVSGKTRKDEVPYHPRLIVYEEDEEEEEEDEEIENEDQDSQNGSADEDRYSSKSSPITSREGSPFPNREFSPKRSSASKVKEELMFDDSSDSSPEKQERNLNWTPAEVPQMTTAKRRLPQGKDSGLINLCANVPPVPGNILPPEARSNLLTSVPGAAGSERPDLMAFRSPAARTLRNITNSADIQQINRPSNVAHLLQSLSASTKSLEQQGNHSQQGHPNTMLFNQVKSLTTETQHLLQPQSHQTPQQPQQHHSLVQLQPQQLMQLQQQQQQQQQQQQITQQVFPPHQFSQVNQPHHFTQLQFSQQQLHRPQQQTMQHFQQQHVLQQQLQQLQQQQHLQQQQNIQQILQRQQTPSQQQTLQQQQQTIQQQQSLQTSIQQQQALQPALQQQALQQQNQTLNIQQSIQQLQQQNIQHLSMQQKQQLQQHALQQQQIQPHALQQQITSHTLQQQQQQMQTQTLQQQQIQSQTIQQQVQPQTIQQHQAQSQQSHPLQAQTLPQQQHHVQPQSLQQPHQLQQQTLQQHQIQPHNIQLQHQIQTQAHQQHQIPSQMLQQQTLTQQQLQQQQQSLQLQQQQLKQQQMQQQSMLQQQQIQQQTLQQQQQQQIQQATLQQQPSQIQQQALKQSQIQQVALQQPQIQQTAIQQPSLQSQQTQQQQKHNLQQMQQQLQQQHFQRLQQRQMQNQTPQLLGQMPQQMPPQAPNQQSAQSQQLHGHDPSLEIPEDCFLMGCVFAIADYPEQMSDKQLLATWKRIIQTHGGTVDPTLTSRCTHLLCESQVSSMYAQAMKERKRCITAHWLNTVLKKKKMVPPHRTLHFPVAFPPGGKPCSQHIISVTGFVDSDRDDLKLMAYLAGAKYTGYLCRSNTVLICREPSGMKYEKAKEWRIPCVNALWLCDILLGNFEALRQIQNNRYTVFTLQDPLAPSSHLVSNLLDAWRMPIKVSSDVLMSIRIPLKPKQNVQAVQPKRPRIEDLPPPTKKLSPDMTPHVMFTGFDPTQIQQYVKKLYILGGEVVDSAQKCTHLIASKVTRTVKFLTAISVAKHIVTPEWLDESFKCQKFVEEQSYILRDAEAEVLFCFSLEESLKRAHVAPLFKGKYFYITPGICPSLSTMKSIVECAGGKILTKPPSFRKIVEHKQNKSLAEIILISCENDLHLCREYFAGSIDVHSAEFVLTGVLTQTLDYESYKFT